Proteins from a single region of Deltaproteobacteria bacterium CG2_30_66_27:
- a CDS encoding ABC transporter ATP-binding protein gives MLKVNNIEVIYSDVILVLKGLSMVVPEGQIVALLGANGAGKSTTLKAISGLLNSEEGEVTDGEILFLGEKINGKDPEEIVRKGIFQVMEGRKVFEDLTTEENLRCGAHTRKDRKNVKGDYERVYAYFPRLKERRKGLAGYLSGGEQQMLAIGRALMARPRLMLLDEPSLGLSPLLVKEIFGIIKDINEKEKTTILLVEQNARVALSISSYGYIMENGKVVLDGETEKLANNEDVKEFYLGMNEVGTRKSYRDIKHYKRRKRWLS, from the coding sequence ATGCTCAAGGTGAACAACATCGAGGTGATCTACTCCGACGTCATCCTCGTACTGAAGGGGCTCTCCATGGTCGTCCCCGAGGGGCAGATCGTCGCCCTCCTGGGCGCCAACGGGGCGGGGAAAAGCACCACCCTCAAGGCGATCTCGGGGCTCCTCAACTCCGAGGAGGGGGAGGTCACCGACGGGGAGATCCTTTTTCTCGGTGAAAAGATCAACGGGAAGGACCCCGAGGAGATCGTCCGGAAGGGGATCTTCCAGGTAATGGAAGGGCGCAAGGTCTTCGAGGACCTGACGACCGAGGAGAACCTGCGGTGCGGGGCCCACACCCGGAAGGACCGGAAAAACGTCAAGGGGGACTACGAGCGGGTCTACGCCTACTTCCCGCGCCTGAAGGAGCGCCGCAAGGGGCTGGCCGGCTACCTGTCCGGCGGGGAGCAGCAGATGCTGGCGATCGGGCGGGCGCTGATGGCGCGTCCCAGGCTCATGCTCCTCGACGAGCCGTCCCTCGGGCTGTCGCCGCTGCTGGTCAAGGAGATCTTCGGCATCATCAAGGACATCAACGAAAAAGAGAAGACGACGATCCTCCTGGTCGAGCAGAACGCCCGCGTCGCGCTTTCCATCTCCAGCTACGGCTACATCATGGAAAACGGCAAGGTGGTGCTCGACGGCGAAACGGAAAAGCTCGCCAACAACGAGGACGTGAAGGAGTTCTACCTCGGCATGAACGAGGTCGGCACCCGGAAGTCGTACCGCGACATCAAGCATTACAAGCGCCGCAAACGCTGGCTCTCCTGA